The following DNA comes from Acidimicrobiia bacterium.
CGATCTCGCCCCGCCGCTCCTCGAGGTCGACGTCCACCGCGTCGGGCTCCTCGGCGAGGTACCGGGCGACGTACTCGACGACGGCCTTGGCCTTCCCGCCGACGATCCGGTTGCCCTCGCCGGCGATCTCGTCCTCGAAGTCGTCCTCGTCGTCGTCGTAGCCCTCGTCGAAGTCGGGGTGCTCGTCGCTCACGCGCCCTCCTCGGGCGGCG
Coding sequences within:
- a CDS encoding KH domain-containing protein — its product is MSDEHPDFDEGYDDDEDDFEDEIAGEGNRIVGGKAKAVVEYVARYLAEEPDAVDVDLEERRGEIVLLVHASPSDMGRLIGRRGRVVQALRQLTRAASTAEGVRATVDIAE